In Numidum massiliense, a single genomic region encodes these proteins:
- a CDS encoding PTS system mannose/fructose/sorbose family transporter subunit IID, translating into MTTMTSNSEQEAAVAECVNKKDLKRVFWRSFQMEFSWNYERQMNLAYTYAMIPVLKKLYKKKEELAQALQRHMEFFNTTPHIVTMMLGISTAMEEQHVKDKNFDPDTINNVKASLMGPLAGLGDSFFWGTLRLIATGIGTSLALQGNILGPILFLLVFNIPHILLRYVLTGLGYKMGTGFLQRLQKNGTMSHLTYGAAILGLIVIGGMSASMIEMHVPLTIGSGKGATAVQDIINDIMPGLLPLGAFWLIYWLLGKEVKATTILLGIAVVGILGAWLGVLGVK; encoded by the coding sequence ATGACGACGATGACTTCTAATAGCGAACAGGAAGCGGCTGTAGCCGAGTGTGTCAATAAGAAAGATCTCAAACGCGTGTTTTGGCGCTCCTTTCAGATGGAGTTTTCGTGGAACTACGAACGGCAAATGAATTTAGCTTATACGTACGCGATGATCCCCGTTTTAAAGAAACTGTATAAGAAAAAAGAAGAATTAGCACAAGCATTGCAGCGTCATATGGAATTTTTCAATACGACGCCTCACATCGTCACGATGATGCTCGGCATTTCGACGGCGATGGAAGAACAACATGTGAAAGACAAAAATTTCGATCCCGACACGATTAACAACGTTAAGGCTTCTTTAATGGGACCGTTGGCCGGTTTGGGCGATTCCTTCTTCTGGGGTACACTGCGCCTCATCGCCACTGGGATCGGGACTTCGCTTGCGCTGCAAGGTAACATACTTGGTCCCATTTTGTTCTTACTCGTCTTCAACATCCCCCATATCCTCCTTCGGTATGTGCTCACCGGATTGGGCTATAAGATGGGGACGGGATTTTTACAACGTCTGCAAAAGAATGGCACGATGAGTCACTTGACGTATGGCGCCGCTATATTGGGCTTGATCGTGATCGGCGGCATGAGTGCCTCGATGATTGAGATGCACGTGCCGTTGACGATTGGCAGTGGCAAAGGGGCGACAGCTGTGCAAGACATCATAAACGATATTATGCCGGGACTGTTGCCGTTAGGAGCCTTTTGGCTTATTTATTGGTTGCTAGGGAAAGAAGTTAAAGCGACGACGATTTTGCTTGGAATTGCCGTTGTCGGCATTTTAGGTGCTTGGCTCGGCGTTTTGGGCGTCAAGTAA
- a CDS encoding PTS mannose/fructose/sorbose/N-acetylgalactosamine transporter subunit IIC, which yields MGTALMLGLVAFFAQCEYALGTSLISRPLVTGLLTGLVMGDVKTGVIMGATLELAFIGSFSVGAAIPPDVVTGGVLGTAFAISSGAGAETALLLGLPIATLALVLKNIYLGLFLPILSHKADEYAAEANTRGIEAMHLIGGFGLSLMLGTVVAISYFVGSDAIKGVLDSIPKFVQTGLEVATGILPALGFAMLARLLINKQVVPYFFLGFVIAGYLGVPVTGIAIIGAIIAVVMVNMMKYAKPQLATSEGGVADDDDDDF from the coding sequence ATGGGTACTGCACTAATGCTCGGGCTCGTCGCCTTTTTCGCCCAATGTGAGTACGCCTTAGGTACGAGTTTAATTTCCCGCCCACTCGTCACCGGGCTACTTACCGGCCTTGTGATGGGGGATGTGAAGACGGGCGTCATTATGGGCGCGACGTTGGAATTGGCCTTCATCGGGTCATTCTCCGTCGGTGCTGCCATTCCGCCCGACGTCGTAACGGGTGGCGTGTTAGGGACAGCCTTCGCCATTTCATCCGGCGCGGGTGCAGAAACGGCCTTGCTCCTCGGTTTACCGATCGCCACCCTTGCACTCGTGTTAAAAAATATTTACTTGGGTCTGTTCTTGCCGATTCTTTCGCACAAAGCGGACGAATACGCCGCCGAGGCGAATACGCGCGGGATTGAAGCGATGCATTTAATCGGGGGATTCGGCCTCTCCCTCATGCTCGGCACCGTCGTGGCGATATCGTATTTCGTCGGTAGTGACGCGATCAAAGGTGTGCTAGACTCGATCCCTAAGTTTGTGCAGACAGGTTTGGAAGTCGCCACAGGGATACTTCCAGCACTCGGGTTTGCCATGCTTGCAAGATTGCTCATCAATAAACAAGTTGTCCCTTATTTCTTCTTAGGATTTGTCATTGCCGGCTACTTAGGCGTTCCGGTAACGGGGATTGCCATCATCGGGGCAATTATCGCCGTAGTCATGGTTAATATGATGAAATACGCCAAACCGCAATTGGCGACGAGCGAAGGAGGAGTAGCTGACGATGACGACGATGACTTCTAA
- a CDS encoding PTS sugar transporter subunit IIB, which translates to MIKLLRVDHRLLHGQVAFSWTQNLGADCILIANDDVPVNELRKTTIKLAKPQGVKLVIKNIVDSIKALQSGVTDKYKLFIVVESVADAEKLASAYPDIRQVNLGGIKAKEGARNISKAVNLLPEEEQLVKKMVAQGVEVEIRQVPNDKKLLAQDVL; encoded by the coding sequence GTGATTAAGTTGTTGCGGGTCGATCACCGCTTATTACATGGACAAGTTGCTTTTTCTTGGACACAAAATTTAGGAGCAGATTGTATCTTAATCGCCAATGACGACGTGCCAGTTAACGAGCTGCGCAAGACGACGATTAAACTGGCCAAACCGCAAGGTGTCAAGCTTGTGATCAAAAATATCGTCGACTCGATTAAAGCGCTGCAAAGCGGCGTTACCGACAAATATAAACTGTTTATTGTCGTCGAATCCGTAGCAGACGCTGAAAAACTCGCCAGTGCCTACCCTGACATCCGTCAAGTTAACTTAGGGGGGATAAAAGCGAAGGAAGGGGCGCGCAACATTTCCAAAGCGGTCAATCTGTTACCGGAAGAAGAACAGCTCGTGAAAAAAATGGTCGCACAAGGCGTTGAAGTAGAAATTCGGCAAGTTCCTAACGACAAAAAACTGCTCGCGCAAGACGTGCTATAG
- a CDS encoding sigma 54-interacting transcriptional regulator → MLKEDLLSYLDEETRRFVWEQQRETITAAAMAKQFRVKRNTVSHYLNQMVNEERVIKINTRPVYFLSRSVFEERFFSPTSCVFESFDQLQKSAPQATAASDLFDQLIGAQRSLRKAIEQIKTSVFYPDGGLPLMLNGPTGVGKSYLAHLIYRYSVAQGVLPADAPMISFNCAQYANNPELLSSQLFGYVKGAFTGAETTKQGMLDFADGGILFLDEVHRLNPEGQEKLFSFLDRGVFRRMGESDGGHKARVRFIFATTENLEQSFLPTFLRRIPIRVWVPALDERGEQEKKQFIYMFLIDEARKLQLPLRLSSRTVDALVKHTYEGNLGDLKNTITYIAASAYVKQKDRPEVSLTLRDLPENVLEDTMRYTENKYKPNDDIVISPHATLDQLYESSASRLKLIKETYERILAFCEKAIAKKYDYATFEQNVFQEILVLFDKLIFQSSSESTGVMMELTTVSVQEAIRYLESAHNVMFNGNSVYAVAHFLYHKGDVAFQWNAKQQATIAKIAKFVDAHCKVEQRLAKQLVHLLENKLDVKLYRMDKIFLTLYLKSMHIERASQQMKAVIIAHGYATASSIANVANRLLRRNVFEAFDMPIDVSVEEIVKQLSLFIDGHDVSKGLVILVDMGSLEGIHSQLKDQVNGPVAIINNVSTQMAFFLGAMLDKEMYLEEMIEKLNTYNKTEYSIIYPVKEKQKVIVTSCLTGMGTAVQIQKLLEASIPEDLGIDIIAHDYDRLKMHGASEAIFQMYHVLAIVGTADPGLEQVNYISLEDLISGEGEEALRKTLQPYFSEKRIQEINNNIIRHCSLERVIESVTILDTEKILAHVEAFLQRLELLLNKRLTNDKKIALSVHVSCLVERLIRQAPIENYANLAQLEQCQKEMIEKIKEAFSVIETMYNVKINDAEIGYIYDYLAQESSGDNDF, encoded by the coding sequence TCGTACCTCGATGAAGAGACACGTCGATTTGTATGGGAACAACAGCGAGAGACAATTACCGCGGCAGCGATGGCCAAGCAGTTTCGCGTGAAAAGGAATACGGTTAGTCACTATCTCAACCAAATGGTCAATGAAGAACGTGTAATAAAAATTAATACGAGACCCGTCTATTTTTTAAGTCGCTCTGTTTTCGAGGAGAGGTTTTTTTCACCCACCAGCTGTGTGTTTGAAAGCTTTGACCAATTGCAGAAGAGTGCACCCCAGGCGACCGCCGCGTCGGACTTATTTGACCAGCTAATCGGTGCTCAGAGGAGTTTGCGCAAAGCGATTGAACAAATTAAGACGTCCGTGTTTTATCCAGACGGCGGATTGCCGCTTATGTTGAATGGCCCGACGGGTGTCGGTAAAAGCTATCTCGCCCATCTCATTTACCGTTATAGCGTCGCACAGGGCGTGTTGCCTGCCGATGCCCCGATGATCAGTTTTAACTGTGCCCAATACGCCAACAACCCCGAGTTGTTATCGAGTCAATTGTTTGGCTACGTCAAAGGGGCCTTTACTGGTGCCGAGACGACGAAACAGGGGATGCTCGACTTCGCCGACGGAGGTATTCTCTTCTTGGACGAGGTCCACCGACTGAATCCAGAAGGACAGGAAAAATTGTTCAGCTTTCTCGATCGCGGGGTCTTTCGCCGCATGGGGGAAAGTGATGGTGGGCATAAAGCGCGGGTGCGCTTTATTTTTGCCACCACAGAAAATTTGGAGCAAAGCTTTTTGCCGACTTTTTTGCGTCGTATCCCGATTCGCGTGTGGGTACCAGCGCTAGATGAACGCGGGGAGCAAGAGAAGAAGCAGTTCATATACATGTTTCTAATCGACGAGGCGCGCAAATTGCAGTTGCCCTTGCGCCTCTCCAGCCGTACCGTCGACGCGTTAGTTAAACATACGTACGAAGGGAACTTAGGGGATTTAAAAAATACGATTACGTATATCGCCGCTTCTGCATATGTGAAGCAGAAGGATCGCCCCGAAGTGTCGCTGACATTGCGCGATTTACCGGAGAACGTGTTAGAAGATACGATGCGTTACACGGAAAACAAATACAAGCCAAACGACGATATCGTCATTTCACCGCATGCGACGTTAGATCAACTATACGAATCGAGCGCGTCGCGCCTCAAGCTGATCAAAGAGACGTATGAGCGCATCTTAGCATTTTGCGAGAAAGCGATTGCGAAAAAGTACGATTACGCGACGTTCGAACAAAATGTGTTTCAAGAAATACTCGTCCTCTTTGATAAGCTCATTTTTCAATCGTCTTCAGAAAGTACGGGTGTCATGATGGAATTGACGACGGTGAGCGTGCAGGAAGCGATTCGCTACTTGGAAAGTGCGCACAACGTCATGTTTAATGGCAACAGTGTGTATGCCGTGGCTCACTTTCTGTACCATAAGGGCGACGTGGCCTTTCAATGGAACGCGAAACAACAAGCGACGATTGCTAAAATCGCTAAGTTTGTCGATGCGCATTGTAAAGTGGAACAGCGGTTGGCGAAGCAGCTCGTCCACCTGTTAGAGAACAAACTCGACGTAAAGTTGTACCGCATGGACAAAATCTTTTTGACCTTATATTTGAAAAGCATGCACATCGAACGCGCCAGCCAGCAAATGAAGGCAGTTATTATCGCGCACGGCTACGCCACTGCGAGCAGCATTGCGAACGTGGCCAACCGCTTGCTGCGGCGCAACGTTTTTGAAGCGTTTGACATGCCGATCGACGTTTCTGTCGAAGAAATCGTTAAACAATTATCGCTTTTCATAGACGGGCACGACGTGTCGAAAGGATTAGTTATTTTAGTCGATATGGGCTCGTTAGAAGGTATTCATTCACAACTTAAGGACCAAGTGAACGGTCCGGTAGCGATCATCAACAACGTTTCGACACAGATGGCCTTTTTCCTCGGTGCCATGTTGGACAAAGAGATGTATTTAGAAGAAATGATAGAAAAACTTAACACGTACAATAAGACGGAGTACAGCATCATTTACCCGGTAAAAGAAAAACAAAAGGTCATCGTCACCTCGTGTTTGACGGGAATGGGTACGGCGGTACAAATTCAGAAGTTGCTGGAAGCGAGTATTCCCGAAGATCTCGGCATTGACATCATTGCCCACGATTATGACCGCTTGAAAATGCACGGGGCGTCGGAAGCAATTTTCCAAATGTATCACGTTCTCGCCATCGTCGGTACAGCTGATCCGGGGCTGGAGCAAGTGAATTATATTTCGCTTGAAGATTTGATCTCTGGCGAAGGGGAAGAGGCGTTGCGCAAGACGCTGCAACCTTATTTTAGCGAGAAGCGTATTCAAGAAATAAATAATAATATTATTCGCCACTGTTCACTCGAACGAGTCATAGAATCGGTGACGATCTTAGATACAGAAAAAATACTTGCACACGTGGAGGCGTTTCTGCAGCGCTTAGAATTATTACTGAATAAACGGCTGACGAACGACAAAAAAATAGCTCTTTCCGTTCACGTCAGTTGTTTAGTCGAGCGCCTAATCCGGCAAGCGCCGATCGAAAACTACGCCAACCTAGCGCAATTGGAACAGTGTCAAAAAGAAATGATAGAGAAGATCAAAGAAGCATTTAGTGTCATAGAAACGATGTATAATGTCAAAATAAACGACGCGGAAATCGGCTACATTTACGATTATTTGGCGCAAGAGTCAAGTGGCGACAACGATTTTTAA
- a CDS encoding PTS sugar transporter subunit IIA yields MRYFLFATHGRFATGILDSVELITGKHDNILTINAYTDENDDLDAQIAQVLSRLATADELVVVTDLFSGSVNNAFMNRLDDERIHLVAGLNLPLAIELVTMSAQEPDTVKLIETALNSSKQSIKYCNQELHFERTDDDF; encoded by the coding sequence ATGAGATATTTTTTATTTGCGACTCACGGTAGGTTTGCCACAGGCATACTCGATTCCGTAGAGCTCATTACCGGGAAGCACGACAACATTTTAACCATTAACGCCTATACGGACGAAAACGATGATCTCGACGCGCAAATCGCGCAAGTGCTCAGTAGACTTGCAACAGCGGACGAACTTGTCGTCGTCACTGACCTATTCAGTGGCAGCGTGAACAACGCGTTCATGAACCGCTTAGACGACGAGAGGATTCATTTAGTCGCCGGATTAAACTTGCCGCTGGCGATTGAACTCGTGACGATGAGTGCGCAAGAGCCGGATACGGTCAAGCTGATTGAGACGGCTCTCAACAGTTCAAAGCAATCGATCAAATATTGTAACCAGGAGTTGCACTTCGAAAGGACAGACGACGACTTTTAA